The Thermodesulfovibrionales bacterium DNA window AAAGGAAGCATAAGGCGTGGAACTGCAGCCTTCCGGAAAGAATTGTCAAGGCTCTTCCACCTCAGAGCTAAGAACCGATGACGCAGTCAGAAAGTCTCCGGTAATCCGTCAGTATGTAACCGAGGGACGCCAGCGTGCGGCGCACCTCGTCAGAGGTAAGGGCGTCGAGCTCCCGTTTGCCTGACTCTGTTGCCGTGTCAGGATGAAAGAATATCTCATTGAGCGTCCCGCCGGCGTTCTCTAAAAGAGACAGCAGGTGCTTCTGGTCAAGATTCCCTGTACACGAATTGCCATATACATAGTGTGCGGTGCGCAACCCGTACTTTCTCGCCAAATGCGTGTCGTATATCCCGAGCATTCGAAAGGTTGCCCATTCAGCATAGGGCATGGCTCCGCGTTCGGTGGGAGTGAGATCAATGACCGCAGACAACGGTTCCTTCGGGACCCGGATCCAGGTCACCCCCCTCTGTGACGCCTCACGGCAGGCCACCTCAAAGATCAGGGGATGCAGATGGAGATGGTGATGTCCGTCAATATGGCTAGGCCGGATTCCTGCCTTTTCGATGCAATTAAACTGTGCCTTTATCTCGGCTTCGATCTGGGCAAGAAGCTCGCGACGCCCCTTCCAGTAACGTATCCCGGCAAGAGCCGGACTTTGCTCCAGCCAGCCGTCCTTATCCACAAGACCTGGTATTTGGGATGGAGGAAGGACGGCCCTGCCATCACATAGTGTTAGATGAAGCCCCACCGAGAGACGACTGCGTCTCCGAGCCATCTCGATGGCCTCCTCAAATGCCTCTCCTCCTGTCATAAGACTGGCTGATGTGAGGATCCCTCTGTCATGGGCCTCGGCAACGGCCTGATTTACTGACGCGGAGGAGCCAAGGTCATCTGCCACGATAACGAGATATCGCGAATTGTTTTGCAAACTCCCCCGTGTCATAAAGGTTCAGATCCTTTCGCAGTACTTCGCGTCATTCGCGCACAACGCCTGGTAAGTTCAAGCAGGGCAGAAAAAGGAACGAGCGTGCAGATCAAGAGGACCCAGGCAGAAAGCGAGGGGTACCATGGCAAGATGCCCTGGCTTTGGAAGCCGCTGAATACTTCAAGGAAAAAAGTAGTATTCCTTTCTCAAAGGGGGCGTTCATATCAGCTGCTGCATATCCATACGTTTTACGGCCAGCCGCAACCACGGAGTATATCTGTTGTCGTCCTCTCTGATGTCATCCATCAGTTCACCGACGGTGATATGCCTGATATCAGATATCTCGTCATTGTTCGGTAATGCTCCTCCCGTGTCTATCCCCCTCACCATCGTCACTGCGCATATCTCATTTTCTGTTCCAAT harbors:
- a CDS encoding ChbG/HpnK family deacetylase; the protein is MTRGSLQNNSRYLVIVADDLGSSASVNQAVAEAHDRGILTSASLMTGGEAFEEAIEMARRRSRLSVGLHLTLCDGRAVLPPSQIPGLVDKDGWLEQSPALAGIRYWKGRRELLAQIEAEIKAQFNCIEKAGIRPSHIDGHHHLHLHPLIFEVACREASQRGVTWIRVPKEPLSAVIDLTPTERGAMPYAEWATFRMLGIYDTHLARKYGLRTAHYVYGNSCTGNLDQKHLLSLLENAGGTLNEIFFHPDTATESGKRELDALTSDEVRRTLASLGYILTDYRRLSDCVIGS